From the genome of Bacteroidota bacterium:
ACTAAGTTCATTTAGAAATTAACTTTATCTCTAATTTACCCCGCACCCCTAAAAAGGTGCTATAACGTGCCGGTGGAGTGCATGAGTAAGTGTTATTAAGTTGTGCTGATTAAAAGTCATTTTGACGGAAGAATATAAAACATGAAAAAACAAATTCTGTCCAACAAAGAAGCAGTATCCTGTTATAACTTTTTTAAGGGGCTGGGGTTGAATTTCAAACAACCTCAAACCATTTCAAACAATAACTAACCACAAAGTACACAAAGTTCACAAAGAAAATGTATTCTCCGTGCCCTCTGTGCCTTAGTGGTAAATGTATTAAACTACTTAGATTTTCATAAATTATGATTGATGAATGAATTATTATTTGTAATTTTGTCAATTACGATGTATAAAATTATATATATTTAAATATTTATCAATTATGATTGATGAAATATCAATGATCAGACCTTATGTCCCTCGTCCAATTTATACGGAACGAATAAAGCCGTTTATTGACAAAGAAATAATCAAAGTTATTTCGGGACAACGAAGAGTGGGGAAAAGTTATATTCTTTTTCAGTTGATCGGAGAGATAAAAAAGGTAAATCCACAGGCCAATATCATTTATATCAATAAAGAATTAAAGCCCTTCGAGCATATTTTTAATGATGACATTCTTTATAAGTATGTAAAAGGGAATCTCAAAGTTGAAAGTAAAAACTATCTTTTTGTAGATGAAATCCAGGAGATTGAACATTTTGAAAAGTGTCTGCGAAGTTTGTTAGCCGAAGATTGTTGTGATATATTTTGCAGTGGAAGCAATGCCAAAATGCTTTCAGGAGAGTTGGCTACATTTTTAGCCGGAAGATATATTGAATTTACCATCCATTCGCTGGGCTATAATGAATTTCTCAATTTTTTTCAACTGGAGAATTCAACGCAAAATCTGAGTAAATACCTTAAAGTTGGAGGTATGCCCTATTTAAAAGTGATAGGGTTGGATGAATTAGCGGTTTTTGAATATTTGCGCAACGTTTATGCATCAATTTTATTGAAAGATGTAGTGGCTCGTGAAGGAATACGAAATATTCACTTTTTGGAATCGCTTATTGAGTTTCTGGCTGATAATGTGGGAAGTCTATTTTCAGCCAACAACATAGCAAAATATATGAAATCGCAACGTATTGCTGTTTCTACGCAGGTTGTATTGAATTATTTAAGGCCTCTTATCAACGCATTTTTTATTTATCATGTTTCGCGTTTTGATATTAACGGATTAAAAATATTTGAAATAGGAGAGAAGTATTATTTTGAAGATTTGGGACTTAGAAATTGTATTCGGGGTTTTGACAGCAGGAAGGATATAAATAAGATTATGGAGAATGCTGTATATCTTCATTTAATCAGGCTGGGATTTCGGGTTTTTACAGGTCAATTAGGCAAAATGGAAATTGATTTTGTGGCCATCCGGGACGGTAAGACAATTTATGTGCAAGTGGTTTACATGCTGACAGACGAAAATACCATAAAGCGGGAATTCGGGAATTTATTGAAAATAAACGATAATTATAGAAAGTATGTTGTCACCCTGGATGAATACAATGCCGGCAATAATTACCATGGCATAGAGCAAATACATTTAAAGGACTTTTTGTTGCTGGATCTATAAATACTGAACATTGCAGTCGATTCCGGTAAATCGGAATGATAAACATTCCTTAGTGCTCTCCGTGCTTTAGTGGTGAATACAGACCACGGAGACACTCAGGGCACTGAGTTCACTTAGAAATTAACTTTATCTCTAATTTACCCCGCACCCCTTAAAAAGGTGCTATAACGTGCCGGCGGAATGATTGAGAAAGTGTTGTCAAGTTACTAATTACAAGTTATTTTGCCGGAAGAATATAAAATATACAAAAAAATCAAATTCTGTCCAACAAAGAAGCAGTATCTTGTTATAACCCCTTTTTTAGGGGCTGGGGTTGAATTTCAAACCATCTCAAACCATCTCAAACCATCTCAAACCTTCTCAAACAATATCGAACCCTCTCAAACAACTTCGAACCTTTTTGAACTTTCTTGAACTACCATGTTCTCCGTGACTTAGGGGTTAAAAGTATTTTTCTTCTTCAAAATTTTGTTTTCAGCATAAAAATCTTTAAATTATTGATCAATATCAGTTTAGCTTATCTGTAAAAGGCGGTCTCGAAGCAAACTGCTTTTAATTATACATATAACATAAAGCATATTGAAAATAAATGAATTTTGAGGCAACAATTACTAAAAAAATGAAATTTGAGCGGGGTTAATAAATAAATATCATATTATAAAATTGAATAAATTTGACCTCAACTTTTAATTTAAAATTATTCCCCTGGATTTGGTTTCAATTTTTTTGACGAATCCGGCAGATAGGAAAGGGGCTTGCCAGTAACATTGTGGGGTGAAGGGCCAGGAATTGCAATGTTTCTGATTAGGCCTGTGTTAAGGATTTATAAATAAAAAAAGGAAGAATGAATAAAAAGACCAATGCTGTCCGTATGCTTGATAAATTGGGAATAACCTACGAAATTGTTGAATATGAAGTGGATGAAAATGACCTGAGTGCGGTGCATATTGCAAAGGAGGCAGGAATGTCCATTGAACAGGTATTTAAAACTTTGGTGGTAAGAGGGGATAAGACAGGCATTTATGTGGCTTGTATTCCGGGCGGATTGGAACTTAATTTAAAGGAAATATCCCGTCTGACCGGAAACAAGAAATCTGAATTGGTTCATGTTAAAGAATTGTTGAATCTCACCGGCTATATCAGGGGGGGATGTTCTCCAATTGGCATGAAAAAAAGTTATCCTACCTTTTTGGACGGGAGTGCATTAAAATTTTCTTCAATTTTCATCAGTGCAGGTCAAAGAGGTTTGCAAATTAAGATAAATCCTAAGGATCTGCAGCAAATCACAGGTGCCAAAATTGGAATTATTGCAGAATAATGTTTTTTTACTTTCAATAATTAGGGGTAAATCAATTTTTTTTTCAAAATCGAAATAATTTGTTGAATTATTATTTGGAATTTTTAAAATACTGTTTTACCTTTGTAGCGAAATAAAAGATTAAAAATTTAAAGAAAATGAAAAAGGCATTATTATTTTTCGCATTTGTGGCTTTAACCATGGTGGTTAAAAGTCAGGACACAGTTGAAAACCAAACTTTTACTTTTTACAGGACTTCGGCTAATTCAACAGAACAGATTGATGCTAGCAGTTTAAATTCACATTATTTTGGACAGGACATTGCAGAAAAACTATATTTGGTAAAACAGAATTATACATTTGTTGA
Proteins encoded in this window:
- a CDS encoding ATP-binding protein — its product is MIDEISMIRPYVPRPIYTERIKPFIDKEIIKVISGQRRVGKSYILFQLIGEIKKVNPQANIIYINKELKPFEHIFNDDILYKYVKGNLKVESKNYLFVDEIQEIEHFEKCLRSLLAEDCCDIFCSGSNAKMLSGELATFLAGRYIEFTIHSLGYNEFLNFFQLENSTQNLSKYLKVGGMPYLKVIGLDELAVFEYLRNVYASILLKDVVAREGIRNIHFLESLIEFLADNVGSLFSANNIAKYMKSQRIAVSTQVVLNYLRPLINAFFIYHVSRFDINGLKIFEIGEKYYFEDLGLRNCIRGFDSRKDINKIMENAVYLHLIRLGFRVFTGQLGKMEIDFVAIRDGKTIYVQVVYMLTDENTIKREFGNLLKINDNYRKYVVTLDEYNAGNNYHGIEQIHLKDFLLLDL
- the ybaK gene encoding Cys-tRNA(Pro) deacylase, whose translation is MNKKTNAVRMLDKLGITYEIVEYEVDENDLSAVHIAKEAGMSIEQVFKTLVVRGDKTGIYVACIPGGLELNLKEISRLTGNKKSELVHVKELLNLTGYIRGGCSPIGMKKSYPTFLDGSALKFSSIFISAGQRGLQIKINPKDLQQITGAKIGIIAE